The genomic interval GTTCAGCCATGACGGGCTTCCCATCGGGCTGCAGGTGATTGCACCCCAGCTTGCAGAAGAGACCCTGTTCCAGGTCGCTGCCGGATTCGAGCGCGCCTGCGATCTTGGCGGACGAAGGCCCGCGCTTTGAGCGCCGCGGAGAGACAGAGAAGATGAGCACGGATTTTGAAATGGTCATCGGGCTGGAAGTTCACGTCCAGCTCCAGACAAAGAGCAAGCTCTTCTGCGGGTGCTCGACCTCTTTTGGCAGCGAGCCCAATGCCAACACCTGTCCGGTGTGTCTGGGCATGCCCGGCGTGCTGCCGGTGCTCAACCGCACGGCCGTGGACTACGCCATTCGCGCGGGCCTGGCGCTCAACTGCCAGATTCGCAACTACTCGGTCTTCTCACGCAAGAACTACTTCTACCCGGACCTGCCGTTTGGCTACCAGATCTCCCAGTTCGACCTGCCTGTGTGCGAGCATGGCCACATCGATCTCGAAGTCCCCACCGGCGAGGGCGAGTTCGCCGAGAAGCACATCGGAATTACGCGCATCCACATGGAGATCGACGCCGGCAAGAGCCTGCACGACAGTGCCGGTGACGGGAATGCCTCGCTCATCGATCTCAACCGCGCGGGCGTCCCGCTCATCGAGATCGTGACCGAGCCGGACTTCCGCACGCCCGCCGAGACGACCGAATACCTGCGCACCCTGCGTTCGATCATTCGCTACCTGGGAATCTCCGACGGCAACATGCAGGAAGGTTCCATGCGCTGCGACGCCAATGTCTCGGTGCGCCCACGTGGCAGCGACAAGCTCGGAACCCGCGCCGAGATCAAGAACGTGAACTCCTTCAAGTTCATCGAGAAGGCGATTCTCTACGAAGCCAGCCGCCAGGAAGCACTCATCCGTGACGGCAAGGAAGTGGTGCAGGAGACGCGCCTGTTCGACTCGAACGCGGGCGTAACGCGTTCCATGCGTTCGAAGGAAGAGGCCCACGACTATCGCTACTTCCCCGAGCCCGACCTGATGCCGCTGCAGATCTCGGATAAGTGGATCTCGGATGTTCGCGAGAGCCTGCCCGAACTGCCCGTGGCCAAGCGCGAGCGCTTCCTCAAGGAATACGGGCACACCCAGGAAGAGGCGGGCGTCCTGAGCGGCGACCGCGCACTGGCCGAGTATTTCGAGGACGTGGCCAAGCACAGCGGCGACGCGCGCGGCTCGACCAACTGGATCAAGAACGAACTGATGCGCGAGCTCTCCAACGAGGGACACAGCATCGAGGAATCCCCCATCTCCGCGAAGGACATGGCCGGCCTGCTCGCGCTCATCAAGGACGGGACGATCTCCGGCAAGATTGCCAAGGACGTCTTTGCCGAGATGTACAAGACCTCCAAGGCGCCCGATGTGATCGTCGAGGAGAAGGGCCTCAAGCAGATCGCCGACGACAGCTCGATCCGCCCGATCTGCGAAGAAATCGTTGCCGCCAACCCCGGTCAGGTTGAACAATATAGGGGTGGCAAGCAGGCCCTCTTCGGATTCTTCGTCGGACAGGTCATGAAGCAGACCAAGGGCAAGGCCAATCCCAAGATGGTCAACGAGATCCTCAAGGAGCTTCTCGATCAATAGGAGAAACCCCCGCGTGGAGCCCGATCGATGAAACGCTGGCTGGTGCGTGCGCTGCTGGCGCTGGTCGGGCTCTATGTGCTCGCGGGGACACTGGCCTGGCTGGTGCCGCTCGAATCCAAGCGCACGATGCTCACTCGCGCGCTCACCCCCTCGGACAAGTGGAAAGTCTCGGTCGGTGCCATTCGGCTCAACCTCTGGACCGGCCTCTCGGCCGAGGTGGAGGAGATCCGCCTCTACCGCGACCGTCCGGGTTCGCAGCTCGAAGTTCTCTCGATCGAATCGGCGCGCCTGACCTGGCCGCTCCGTTCGCTCTTCAAGCGGGAACGCGCGCTGCAGGTGCGTATCGATTCGCCCCGCCTGCTGGTGGCCTACGCATTCGAGAGCGACACGCCGCCGAGCATTCCGACCACCCATGCCGAGGCGACGGGGCTGGTCCGTCGTCAGGTGCTCGAATCTCCGGACTGGCGCACCCTGCGCACGGTGGCCGGCGGCCTGGTGGCCATGCAGCTCTCCCTGAGCAGCTCGCTCAAGGAAATCGGGCCCGAGGCGCGCATCGATCGTTTCGAGGTGCGCAACGGCAACGTCGAAATCTCGTTCCCGCCACTGCTCGGTGGCGAGACCGTCGCGGTGGTGGCCGAGGGGCTGAACCTCGTGTCCTCGGCGCCCCATCCCGACCATCCCGGAACCCTGTGGGCGGGCGGCACGCTGGCCGTCGGTGCCGAGCGGCGCGAGCTTTTTGCCACCGGGCTCATCGAAACGAGCCATGCGGATTCCCCCGATGAAACCGAATATCTGCTACCCAACCTGATCGTCCAGCTCGGCGAAGTGCCCATGCAGGTCCGCGCGCGTATCGGCGGCGATCTCAACGCGCTCGCACGCGAAGCCAGTGCAT from Chrysiogenia bacterium carries:
- the gatB gene encoding Asp-tRNA(Asn)/Glu-tRNA(Gln) amidotransferase subunit GatB, translating into MSTDFEMVIGLEVHVQLQTKSKLFCGCSTSFGSEPNANTCPVCLGMPGVLPVLNRTAVDYAIRAGLALNCQIRNYSVFSRKNYFYPDLPFGYQISQFDLPVCEHGHIDLEVPTGEGEFAEKHIGITRIHMEIDAGKSLHDSAGDGNASLIDLNRAGVPLIEIVTEPDFRTPAETTEYLRTLRSIIRYLGISDGNMQEGSMRCDANVSVRPRGSDKLGTRAEIKNVNSFKFIEKAILYEASRQEALIRDGKEVVQETRLFDSNAGVTRSMRSKEEAHDYRYFPEPDLMPLQISDKWISDVRESLPELPVAKRERFLKEYGHTQEEAGVLSGDRALAEYFEDVAKHSGDARGSTNWIKNELMRELSNEGHSIEESPISAKDMAGLLALIKDGTISGKIAKDVFAEMYKTSKAPDVIVEEKGLKQIADDSSIRPICEEIVAANPGQVEQYRGGKQALFGFFVGQVMKQTKGKANPKMVNEILKELLDQ